A section of the Triticum urartu cultivar G1812 unplaced genomic scaffold, Tu2.1 TuUngrouped_contig_6110, whole genome shotgun sequence genome encodes:
- the LOC125530151 gene encoding protein NARROW LEAF 1-like has protein sequence MRPSDDRMQLSGLTQSEESSLDVEGHCSHHEAFPCSPSMQPVASGCVHTENSAAYFLWPTSNLQHCAAEGRANYFGNLQKGLLPILPGKLPKGQQANSLLDLMTIRAFHSKILKRFSLGTAVGFRITKGVLTETPAILVFVARKVHKKWLNPNQCLPAILAGPGGVWCDVDVVEFSYYGAPAQTPKEQMFSELVNKLCGSDEYIGSGSQVHTSMLLSVLVCIA, from the exons ATGAGGCCTTCAGATGACAGGATGCAGCTCTCAGGTTTGACGCAGTCGGAAGAGTCGTCGCTTGACGTGGAGGGGCATTGCTCTCACCACGAGGCATTTCCTTGTTCTCCATCGATGCAACCGGTTGCTTCTGGGTGCGTGCACACAGAAAATAGCGCGGCATACTTCTTATGGCCGACTTCAAACCTGCAGCATTGTGCGGCGGAGGGACGGGCAAACTACTTTGGGAACCTCCAGAAAGGATTGCTGCCGATACTCCCTGGAAAGTTGCCCAAGGGTCAGCAAGCAAATAGCTTGCTCGACTTGATGACCATAAGAGCTTTCCACAGCAAGATATTGAAGCGTTTCAGTCTCGGGACCGCAGTGGGCTTCCGCATAACAAAAGGGGTTCTCACAGAAACCCCCGCCATTCTTGTCTTCGTTGCTCGAAAGGTTCACAAGAAATGGCTTAATCCGAACCAATGCCTTCCTGCGATTCTTGCG GGTCCAGGAGGTGTTTGGTGTGATGTCGATGTCGTAGAATTTTCATACTATGGTGCACCGGCTCAAACACCTAAAGAACAGATGTTTAGTGAGCTTGTTAATAAGCTGTGTGGCAGTGACGAATATATTGGTTCAGGCTCTCAGGTTCATACATCTATGCTCTTATCTGTATTGGTTTGCATTGCCTAG